The genomic DNA TCTTCACCTCTGCAGCATCCTCTATCGCATCTCTGAGCATCCTGAGAGCCTCCGCGGCCCTTCTTCCAGGGCCAGTCAGCTCAACGTACTTCACCCTTCCCTCAGTTCGCGTGTAGACAAGCCCCGCCTGCTCTAGCTGCGAGAGTATCCGCAGCGTGTGGGCGAACGTCGAGTCGATTTTTTTGGAGATGAGAGATGCATACGCATGATCAAGCTCGAGGATCGCGAGGAGAGCCTGGCAGGGCTTCTCCTTGAGGAGGATCCTCTCAGTCTCATCCATTCGAGACACCGGATGTGTTGATCACAGGTATCAGCATCACCGCGCTTCTCGCCTCATCTGGCAGCTCTATCTCTATGGGTCTGTCGTAATCGAAGAACCTCATGCTTTCATTCACATTGACATTTATCAGGAACCTGACGCCAGGGGACGATATCCCCAGCACCTCAGGGGTG from Methanothrix thermoacetophila PT includes the following:
- a CDS encoding helix-turn-helix domain-containing protein, which gives rise to MDETERILLKEKPCQALLAILELDHAYASLISKKIDSTFAHTLRILSQLEQAGLVYTRTEGRVKYVELTGPGRRAAEALRMLRDAIEDAAEVKKRIKRIHELVDAAERAQGDRELLAGPLRRDLALLRSITDSREIEHLESRIRGMISR